In Amaranthus tricolor cultivar Red isolate AtriRed21 chromosome 5, ASM2621246v1, whole genome shotgun sequence, a genomic segment contains:
- the LOC130812990 gene encoding rhodanese-like domain-containing protein 11, chloroplastic — MEVCGPLPLSTPKILPTNFDPKFSRKYSSIAPCYKLFDPCYGQFMPIRKNIWKVPRMQVVEEEYELRQMKDMAAARKRWEALVREGKVKPLTPREAGYAIQLSGKTLLDVRPTSERNKAWVKGSTWIPIFDVDDRFDVGTLSTKATNFLMGGWWSGVPTLSYNSQFLSKVNEKFSKDTDLIVACQKGLRSLAACELLCNAGYQNVFWVQGGLEAAEEEELPREGPQPFKFAGIGGLSEFLGWTDQQRVAAAREGWQYRLVFSARMVGLFLAADALYLGTQQVFRYLQEIRTH, encoded by the exons ATGGAAGTCTGCGGACCTCTCCCTCTTTCCACTCCCAAAATTCTGCCCACAAATTTTGATCCAAAATTCAGCAGAAAGTATTCTTCAATTGCTCCCTGTTACAAATTATTTGACCCTTGTTATGGGCAATTCATGCCAATTCGAAAAAAT ATTTGGAAAGTACCCAGAATGCAAGTAGTGGAAGAAGAGTATGAATTAAGGCAAATGAAGGATATGGCTGCCGCTAGAAAAAGATGGGAAGCTTTg GTGAGAGAAGGTAAAGTCAAACCTTTGACACCAAGGGAGGCTGGGTACGCTATCCAACTCTCTGGCAAGACTTTGCTAGATGTCCGTCCAACATCAGAGCGCAACAAG GCATGGGTTAAGGGCTCAACTTGGATTCCCATTTTTGATGTTGATGACAGATTTGATGTCGGAACACTCTCAACAAAGGCAACAAATTTTTTGATGG GTGGATGGTGGAGTGGTGTACCTACACTTTCCTATAATAG CCAATTCCTATCCAAAGTCAACGAGAAATTCTCAAAAGATACCGATCTTATAGTTGCGTGCCAGAAGGGATTAAG ATCTTTAGCTGCTTGTGAGCTGCTTTGTAATGCTGGCTACCAAAATGTATTTTGGGTGCAAGGGGGTCTAGAAGCAGCAGAAGAAGAG GAACTCCCGAGGGAAGGTCCACAGCCTTTTAAATTTGCTGGAATTGGAGGTCTTTCTGAGTTCCTTGG TTGGACAGATCAGCAAAGAGTCGCTGCAGCTAGAGAAGGATGGCAATATCGATTAGTTTTCTCTGCTCGTATG GTTGGATTATTTCTTGCTGCCGATGCATTGTATCTCGGTACTCAGCAAGTGTTTCGCTACCTACAAGAAATAAGAACTCATTGA